The Podospora pseudocomata strain CBS 415.72m chromosome 1 map unlocalized CBS415.72m_1, whole genome shotgun sequence genome has a segment encoding these proteins:
- a CDS encoding uncharacterized protein (COG:I; EggNog:ENOG503P2JM) has translation MECTKDTTQDTGPDQLQQSVATGWATFLAAQHWSREVDALRRSLNEHIKQTSTQHELLSVAVVQSKPSSPVTEASLENHLESLRQEMTESMSQLSQKITSHEERTEHLRSLTSDDIKDVQEKYLSALGMVEYLQGELRDMRSDKVNTENKLTALERDTENKLTALGRQIAALLPPQTPLPDEAVSFLNQLVSRRAEVMRILSLPCHEEFTQLQQTHVTGATANPEHTTIPTNPPRLDNTNTTPTSAPSITDIQIHVPDRGQRQNTVSKHSQPHMAVITRKQPKRKAAEPPQKQPSPKRAMPLGTSSTKTSLVNPPKTVPADAQDTKDLYHRFRSRYDTNPPQDQVRGIWRFINQIKNPDVAKHLQESLVISLPEYVKLGSRSRLATQVNGVQRIFITISGKVTWKMFSEAFDKYAALHLKE, from the exons ATGGAGTGTACCAAGGACACCACCCAGGACACAGGTCCAGACCAGCTTCAACAATCCGTTGCCACCGGCTGGGCTACCTTTCTCGCTGCCCAGCATTGGTCCCGGGAAGTAGATGCCCTCAGAAGGTCCCTCAACGAGCACATCAAGCAGACAAGCACACAGCATGAGCTTTTGTCCGTTGCTGTTGTGCAGTCCAAACCAAGCTCTCCTGTTACTGAAGCCAGCCTTGAAAACCACCTCGAATCATTGCGGCAGGAAATGACGGAGAGCATGTCTCAGCTCTCGCAAAAAATTACATCTCACGAGGAGAGAACTGAACATCTCCGGTCTCTCACATCTGATGATATCAAGGACGTTCAAGAGAAGTACTTATCAGCGCTCGGCATGGTCGAATACCTGCAGGGGGAGCTACGAGACATGAGATCAGACAAGGTCAACACTGAAAACAAGCTCACGGCGCTAGAGCGAGATACTGAAAACAAACTCACGGCACTGGGACGCCAGATTGCTGCTCTACTACCGCCTCAAACACCATTGCCCGACGAGGCCGTCAGCTTCCTCAACCAGCTAGTCTCTCGTCGTGCTGAAGTGATGAGAATCCTCAGCCTCCCCTGCCATGAAGAGTTCACACAGTTGCAGCAAACCCATG TCACTGGAGCCACTGCCAACCCCGAGCATACTACCATACCGACAAACCCGCCTAGGCTCGATaacacaaacaccacacccacTTCAGCACCATCCATCACAGACATTCAAATCCACGTGCCGGACAGAGGGCAGAGGCAGAACACAGTGAGCAAACACAGTCAGCCCCACATGGCGGTTATCACTCGAAAGCAGCCCAAACGGAAGGCCGCAGAGCCTCCCCAGAAACAACCCAGTCCAAAAAGGGCCATGCCACTGGGGACATCTTCAACCAAAACCAGCCTCGTTAACCCGCCAAAGACGGTCCCTGCTGATGCCCAGGACACCAAGGATCTCTACCACCGGTTCCGGAGCCGGTATGACACCAACCCGCCCCAGGATCAAGTAAGAGGCATCTGGAGATTCATCAACCAGATAAAGAATCCCGACGTCGCAAAGCATCTTCAGGAGTCTCTTGTCATCTCCCTGCCCGAGTACGTGAAGTTGGGTTCAAGAAGTCGACTGGCGACACAAGTCAACGGCGTCCAGAGAATTTTCATTACGATATCCGGGAAAGTGACCTGGAAGATGTTCTCTGAGGCGTTTGACAAGTATGCGGCTTTGCATTTGAAGGAGTGA
- a CDS encoding uncharacterized protein (COG:I; EggNog:ENOG503P2JM), whose protein sequence is MWTLLCQARLDRRLRGLVATNTWLPFAKNIEKILAGRGNASQDDRSDSDAFVESMTSAWITAPSRSLLSTPIFLGHGTDDAMFDVQLGREARDVLSKVGFRVEWKEYLGAELEGHWIKVPEEVDDITTFLKRYTGSD, encoded by the coding sequence ATGTGGACATTGTTATGCCAAGCAAGGCTTGACAGAAGACTGCGAGGGTTGGTAGCGACTAACACATGGCTTCCGTTCGCCAAGAATATCGAAAAGATTCTTGCTGGGAGAGGAAATGCTTCACAGGACGACAGGTCTGATTCGGATGCTTTTGTGGAGAGCATGACATCGGCATGGATCACGGCACCAAGCCGCTCTCTCTTGTCAACACCTATCTTTCTAGGCCACGGGACCGATGATGCTATGTTTGATGTTCAGCTCGGACGTGAGGCCAGAGATGTGCTCTCCAAAGTAGGATTTCGGGTTGAGTGGAAGGAGTACTTGGGTGCAGAGTTGGAAGGTCACTGGATCAAGGTGccagaggaggttgatgatatCACGACCTTTCTGAAAAGATATACCGGCAGTGATTAA
- a CDS encoding uncharacterized protein (COG:O; EggNog:ENOG503P0XE): MDNMNDLRTPPYRPRSHLTGRTKEDWEEWEDDEVLTPMTAAPMDGPLVDINTDPFPSGQPNQTTTASLAPRLSVQKVKRLKSRHRQKAQNARAGIKLVTDMSKFRQQKQQHIANQMKLNSANRESRTGKFVDAAALLALEGQQNGESSSTFGWLKRKPTKGKRVDRLVAESSPQVDLSPSAGPIMIGFEMPTDSDVVISPHTAVVETPVDLPPYFRQPPTSPPSKQPVSAWSPDTEDDFSPRGLDGMILPQTAYVPAVPSIPSGYRGQKFSPISDRDRVDGFGMSKEGNNRRDTATTAFYVSDDDSDMDTPVTLFEEDGSPVITKKSYSHTNRQRSNTGGSTRSQGWWDQVTSPFVPTPATPRLPTVGEAAEPKMNTEWWETTNQKTGLSPVLTRSNFGQSSSSKIETIPQQRPPRIIVQDFSPVEPTQSTPDPPGSAPAPVPAPITGPRAAPDPAPVPAPVPASTVVSQPETQTEKSRILVEESRTPELPPPYSPPHRQENVRYQAVLPPGHAVITMFPPSPGPVPVGLSQTMTSQGAIGLQNVPLTPPLTQMRLPDRPIGSFLPANYLPNLAAERKRRRHEKEDFVARKVGRGCFPCCGALGKPGPEGRKRRRVCFGILTALISMIILGVVLGVVLSRRTVAEASIPSRFLNLTDFPPMPTGISTVIGTQSDSSTVCIQPATLWSCSLPKEEADSVAPFNADQPSFILQIQFDNNTRQTWNVTGQEPPRPTPIDLGTGRPLDELNRTVGRNRTTTRSVSIRSNGISFSTILRRLFVTPRQTPGNLILKPVPAPPTFQDMFFLGNTTDGVVSDDKAGEPTPFYISILRSVNSTVGPNLLTRRGGFDDHQNQPRQASGNLSPALNISDLVPPPILNKDGTAAPANHLHFPIQQPLRLYDRGLPTERYSFYSYYNKTIYLSSLNERLPPSIDRNGGSPISEAKFVITWLSVRYKVEIWTRKSNTTKLIGGFGGREANVNGTQPGTFPYPITVTLDTHGGIPGNKFVFMRGVGERGRVVTSEAKLFLNQMNNTGDLVNPGGFFNPSFGGMDGGTGGCRCEYTNFVGVNGLRSAD; encoded by the exons ATGGACAACATGAACGACTTACGGACCCCTCCCTATCGTCCCAGAAGCCACCTCACTGGCAGGACCAAGGAGGACTGGGAAGAatgggaggatgatgaagtgtTGACTCCCATGACAGCTGCCCCCATGGACGGCCCCTTGGTGGACATCAACACAGACCCATTTCCATCTGGACAGCCAAATCAGACAACAACCGCCTCTTTAGCACCACGCCTGTCCGTAcagaaggtgaagaggttAAAATCTCGACATAGACAAAAGGCACAAAACGCAAGGGCGGGCATCAAACTGGTCACCGACATGTCCAAGTTCCGTCAACAAAAGCAGCAGCATATCGCCAACCAAATGAAACTGAATTCGGCAAATCGCGAGAGTCGAACAGGGAAATTCGTTGATGCCGCCGCCTTGTTAGCTTTGGAAGGGCAACAGAACGGTGAATCTAGCAGCACTTTCGGCTGGCTGAAACGGAAGCCaacaaaaggcaaaagagtCGATAGGCTAGTTGCTGAGTCTTCGCCGCAAGTTGATCTCTCACCTAGTGCCGGGCCTATTATGATCGGCTTCGAGATGCCTACAGACTCGGATGTAGTCATCAGCCCCCATACAGCTGTGGTCGAGACACCAGTGGACTTGCCCCCCTATTTtcgccaaccaccaacatcaccgccatcaaagCAGCCGGTATCTGCATGGTCACCGGATACCGAGGACGATTTCTCACCTCGGGGTCTCGATGGCATGATCCTTCCACAAACGGCCTATGTCCCAGCCGttccatccatcccttcTGGCTACAGAGGTCAGAAATTCTCTCCTATATCTGACCGCGATCGTGTGGATGGCTTTGGGATGAGCAAAGAGGGCAACAACAGACGAGACACGGCAACAACTGCATTTTATGTCAGTGACGATGACAGCGATATGGACACACCCGTGACGCTttttgaggaagatggcagtCCAGTAATCACCAAAAAGTCATACAGCCACACTAACAGGCAGAGGTCAAATACTGGTGGGAGTACGCGATCTCAGGGATGGTGGGATCAAGTCACTTCCCCTTTTGTaccaaccccagcaacaccaagactCCCGACTGTAGGAGAAGCTGCTGAGCCGAAGATGAATACTGAATGGTGGGAAACGACAAACCAAAAGACGGGGCTCTCGCCTGTTCTCACGAGGTCCAATTTTGGCCAGTCTAGCAGTTCGAAGATTGAGACAATTCCACAGCAACGTCCGCCACGCATCATTGTTCAGGACTTTTCACCAGTTGAGCCCACGCAATCAACTCCAGACCCGCCAGgatcag caccagcaccagtaCCGGCACCTATTACAGGCCCGAGAGCAGCCCCAGATCCAGCTCCAGTGCCGGCACCGGTACCAGCATCAACGGTAGTGTCTCAACCCGAGACCCAAACAGAAAAGTCACGCATCCTGGTTGAGGAATCTCGAACACCTGAGCTCCCGCCTCCCTATTCACCTCCACATAGACAGGAGAATGTTCGTTACCAGGCGGTGCTTCCTCCAGGCCACGCTGTGATCACCATGttccccccatcaccaggtCCCGTTCCTGTTGGTTTATCGCAGACAATGACATCCCAAGGCGCCATCGGTCTCCAAAATGTTCCTCTGACACCACCTCTGACACAGATGCGGCTGCCAGACCGGCCGATAGGGTCTTTTCTCCCAGCAAACTATTTGCCCAACTTGGCGGCAGAACGAAAGCGAAGGAGGCACGAAAAAGAAGACTTTGTGGCGAGGAAAGTAGGGCGTGGGTGTTTCCCATGCTGCGGTGCTCTTGGGAAGCCAGGGCCCGAGGGACGGAAGCGGAGACGAGTGTGCTTTGGCATCCTTACTGCCCTCATCTCCATGATTATTTTGGGGGTTGTCCTTGGAGTGGTTCTATCACGGCGCACAGTGGCCGAAGCAAGCATCCCATCACGGtttctcaacctcaccgACTTCCCACCAATGCCCACTGGCATTTCGACAGTGATAGGAACTCAGTCAGACTCAAGCACAGTCTGCATCCAACCGGCAACACTTTGGAGTTGCTCGCTCCCAAAAGAAGAGGCCGATTCCGTGGCCCCTTTCAACGCGGACCAGCCAAGCTTCATCCTTCAAATCCAgttcgacaacaacaccagacaGACATGGAACGTCACCGGTCAAGAACCCCCCCGGCCTACCCCCATAGACCTCGGAACCGGAAGACCCCTAGATGAACTCAACCGCACAGTCGGCCGGaaccgcaccaccacccgctccgTCTCCATCCGCAGCAACGGCATCAGCTTCTCAACCATCCTCCGCCGACTCTTCGTCACACCCCGCCAAACCCCCggcaacctcatcctcaaacccgtccccgccccccccacCTTCCAAGACATGTTCTTCCTaggcaacaccaccgacggTGTTGTCTCTGACGACAAAGCCGGCGAGCCCACCCCCTTCTacatctccatcctccgctcCGTGAACTCCACCGTCggccccaacctcctcacccgcaGGGGGGGATTTGACGACCATCAAAACCAACCCCGCCAAGCCTCAGGCAACCTTTCCCCTGCCCTCAACATCTCCGACCTCGTCCCCCCACCCATCCTAAACAAAGACGGCACCGCCGCGCCcgccaaccacctccacttTCCCATTcagcaacccctccgcctctACGACCGCGGCCTACCAACAGAACGATACTCTTTCTACTCGTACTACAACAAAACAATctacctctcctccctcaacgagcggctccccccctccatcgaCCGCAACGGCGGCTCCCCCATCTCAGAAGCGAAATTTGTCATTACCTGGCTGTCAGTCCGGTATAAAGTCGAGATCTGGACTCGCAagtccaacaccaccaagctAATCGGCGGGTTTGGCGGTCGGGAGGCGAATGTAAACGGGACACAGCCCGGCACGTTCCCTTACCCGATTACGGTCACGCTTGATACGCACGGGGGTATCCCGGGGAATAAATTTGTTTTTAtgcggggggtgggtgagagggggagggttgtcACCAGTGAGGCGAAACTGTTCCTCAATCAGATGAACAACACGGGGGATTTGGTCAACCCGGGCGGGTTTTTCAACCCgagttttggggggatggatggtggtaCTGGGGGTTGCAGGTGTGAGTACACCAACTTTGTGGGGGTGAATGGCTTGAGGTCTGCGGactga